Genomic segment of Saprospiraceae bacterium:
TGGGGAACTCCAGGCTACTCAAAGAATATATTTGTTGCAAAATCACTCACACAAAATGGCGGTTGGGCTTCAACGGATAAAGTTTTAGAACGGATTGAAAATGCATACTGGAAAATTGAAGTAAGTAATTTTAAATCCTGGATGTTAGGCTTTTCTAAATTTATTGGGGAGTGGAAAACAACTGAACTTGAACCTAATAAAATTTTAATTGAGTATTCCTATTCCTTACATTCAGACATTGCAATACTTTATCCATTAAATTGGCTTTTCGCTAAGACCTTTTGGAAACGGTATATGAAAAGAGTTTTAGAGAATATCCGAACAATGACACTTATGAAAGAACCCTATTTATATAATTAAAAATAGTGGACCAATATGTCTAAAAATAGTAAAAAGGAACTTAATTCAACTCAAATTACTGAGCTGCTAGAGATTTTAAAAAGTCGTTTTGATAAAAACATGCAACGTCACAAAAATCTTGATTGGAATCAAGTACAAGCGAAACTTAAAGCTCAGCCCGGTAAACTTTGGTCACTCCAAGAAATGGAACAAACGGGTGGTGAGCCAGATGTTATTGATTATGATAAAAAATTGGATGATTTTATTTTTTGTGATTGTTCGGTTGAGAGTCCAAAGGGCCGGAGAAGTTTATGTTATGATCGCGAAGCCTTGATTTCAAGAAAGGAATTTAAACCTGAAAATAGTGCAATGGATTTGGCAGAAACCATGGGCATTGAACTATTGACTGTAGAAAATTATCGGGATTTACAAAAACTTGGAACCTTCGACGCAAAAACTTCGAGTTGGATAAAAACACCTGCTGCAATTAGAAATCATGGCGGTGCATTATTTGGTGATTTTAGATACGGTACTGTATTTATATACCACAACGGTGCATCATCGTATTATGCGGCAAGAGGATTTCGGGGATTGTTACGCGTTTAATTTTTTATCTAAACTTTTCCTCCAAAATAATTGGAAAATAAATTTTGAGCTTAGTCAATTTACATTGCTTAAAATCCTTATTAATATTTTTGTCTTACGGACCCTCAGTTCCTCAGCCCTCCAGTCCCTCAGACCTCCAATTCCTCAGCCCTCCAGCCCTCCAGTCCCTCAGCCCTCCAGCCCTACAGCCCTCCAGCCCCTCAGCCCCTCAGCCCTCCAGCCCTACAGCCCTCCAGTCCCTCAGCCCTCCAGACCTCCAGTCCCTCAGACCTCCAATTCCTCAGACCTCCAGACCTACAGCCCTCCAGCCCTCCAGCCCTCCAGCCCTCCAGTCCCTCAGCCCTCCAGCCCTCCAGTCCCTCAGACCAACAGACCTCCAGACCTCCAGTCCCTCAGACCAACAGACCTCCAGACCTCCAGTCCCTCAGACCTCCAGCCCTCCAGTCCCTCAGACCTCCAGCCCTCCAGACCTCCAGTCCCTCAGACCTTTAATTTCATCCATTAAAATTATACTACCTTATTTCCTTTCCTGGAACTTCCGGCATTTTATAAGCTTTGTTTTTTAATAAGCTTTGTGTTTCCTGCAATGCTCTTATCAATTGCGCATCCTTACCATTCGAAAGTGCAGTTAAATCTTCCATAACTTCGATATCTGGATCCACTCCATGACCTTCTTTAAACCAAGTGCCGTCCGGATTGTACATTCTGAAAGTAGGTGCAGTAATTCCGCCCCCATCAATTAATCCAGGAACCCCACTGATTCCAATAAGTCCACCCCAGGTACGAGCACCAATTAGCGGTCCTAATTTCTTCTTTCTAAAATAATCAGGGAAGGCATCACCACCAGAACCACTCCAACCATTAATTAGCATAACTTTTGGACCAAAATGAGCGTAGGGTGGCCATGGCCAAGATTTACCATCACGAATGGCCCAAAACGCCAAAGGTTCTCTATTTAATAATTCGACAAAACGATCAGGAATTTGTCCGCCATTGTTAAAGCGTTCATCAATGATCAATGCTTTTTTCTGCCATTGTGCATTAAACTGACGGACCAACTCATTTTGTCCGTCCAATCCGGTACTGCGAACATAAATATATCCTACTTCACCATTGCTATTTGCATCCACCCATTTGCGATTGGATTCTATCCATGCTAAATGTCTTAAACGAGCTTCATTGGCAATTGTTTGAACAATAATTTTCTTTGCATTTTTCCAATCTGGAGTGGTGTTATAGGTTAATTCAATGGCTTTGTTTGCAAGACCTTGCATAAAGGCCGCTGGTTCTTGACTTGTGTTTAACGAGTTGCCATTTACAGCCAAAATATAATCCCCTTCTTTAATTTGTAAACCAACTGCATCTAATGGGGAGCGTACTTCTGCATCCCAATCTGCAGCGCGGATAATGTTCTTAATTTTATAAAAATTTCCTTCTGCTTGCCAGTTGATGCCCAAATACCCAACATTTTTACGGATTGCCTGCTCTTCATCGCCCCCCCCATTATAAGTATGAGATGCATTCAATTCGCCGATCATTTCACCCAATATAAAGTTCAATTCCTCCCGCGTGGTAACCCCTTCAAGCATTTTCAAATAACGTTGTTTAACTTGTTCCCAATTGACACCATGCATATCCCCATCATAAAAATAATCTCGCTCCAAACGCCAGGCATCTATGAGCAATTGACGCCATTCTTTCATGGGTTCAATCGTCATTTCCATTTCATTTATACGAATTGGTTTTTCAAATTTTTGATTTTCTTCCGGTTTGATTACAGCAAATGATCCATTTTTTACAATCAACATTTTAGAACCATTTGCACAGAGCAAGTAATCTTCGGAATCATCCATTATAGTTTTTTCTTCACGTTTTTCAATGTCATAAAAAACAGTAGATGCTTTACTATTTGCAGACGCACCCGTGTTTGGATATTTTTGATAGATAATTTTACCCTTAACAGCGCTCAGGTTTCCATAATTTCCTGCTTTGAGAGGAAGTAATTCCAAACGGGATTCAATTCCCGTAAAATCTATTTCTACGGGTGAAATAACTGGTTTCTTACCAGATGCAGTGTCTTTAGTAGCTGATTTGGATTTCTTTTTATCTTTTGAATTTTCATCCGCAACGATGTCTTCTTTTTTAATTTCAACCGTATCGTTTTTGACATAAAGTAAGGAAGGAGTTGTTTTTAATAAACTAATTGCAGCCAGCTGTGTGGAATTCGCATAAATAAAGGTGTTATCCAGATCGCTGTATGATGGTTGGAAATATTGATTTGTTAGCAAGTAAAGGTATTTTCCTTCAGGATCAAATACTGGATTGTTGCATTCATAATATCCACTGGTTATCTGATGGCTTTTATTATTTTGCATATCAAAAATAAAAACTGCATTGTGATAATTATCAAGATCCCGGTGGTAAGCCATCCATCGACTGTCCGCTGACCAATTGACTTTAAATCCAAGTAAAGGACCATGCGACATGCGCATTCCCTTGTCAACATCCGTAGTAAGCCCTGTATTGATATCCAATACTTTTATTTGCATGGCTTTGTCAATAAATGCTAATTTCTTACTGTTTGGTGACCAATAAGCTTGGTATCTGAAACCAGGACCGTAGCTGGTAATTTTTTTCGGTTCAAATTTACCTTCCGTACTTTGGATCCACAATTCATATTCACCCGATTGATCACTCCAATAAGCAATTGTTTTTCCATCTGGAGACCATATAGGAGCGCGTTCTGCAATGCCACAACTTGAAGTAAGGTTTTTTACAAAACCATTTTCAGCCGGCAATGAAAATACATCCCCTCTAGCTTCGACCAAAACCCGATTTCCATCTGGTGCAATGGATACATTTTGAATTAATTTATCAACCGTTTCAATTGAATTTTTAAGAGCAATTCGGTCTGATACAATGTTTACTTTTATTTCTTTTAATTGTTTGTTGTTAAGATGAAATAAATATAATTTTCCTTCAGCCTCAAAAACAATTTCTTCAGGTCCGATGGACGGAAAATGTACGTCATATTCTTTAAAAAAACTTAATTGACTGCGAGTTTTAGAATTTAGATCGTATTCCCAAAGATTCATTCGTTTTTCAGGGCCATTATCAGATAAGTAGTAAATTTTTGAACCATGCCACATAGGCAATTCTTCGCCCGCATCTATTTTAGAAGATATGTTTTCAGAGGCTTTATTTTCTAAATTAAAAAGGTAAATATCTGCAACGTCTCCACCCCGGTAACGCTTCCAGGTACGGAAAACCTCAGAACGAAATACCAATGCCAATTGATTTCCATCTGGCGAATAGCTGCCGAACTCCCCATAGGGTAAGGGTAATTTATCTGGATTGCCTCCATTTCTGGATATCGTATAAAATTGATTGAAGCGCTCTTTTTCACTTTCCCGACCCGATGCAAACAAAATTTTACTTCCATCCGGATGCCAGTTGATTACCCGGTCTGTCATGCTGTGATAGGTGAGTCTTTGTGGAATCCCTCCATTTACAGAAACTAAATAAACATCCGTATTCCCGTCATAATTTGCTGAAAATGCGATCTCTTTACCATCAGGTGAAAATTTTGGAAAACTTTCCACCCCAACCGGTGAACTCAGTTTTGTTGCGGTACCACCTGTTTTAGGGACTAACCATAAATCATTTGAGTAACTAAAAACGATTTGATCCTTTGAAACATCTGGAAAGCGATATAATCCGGCATTGACTTGCGCCTCCATGTTGTGTAACTGAAATAACACACAAAGCATAAGTGATACGAAACGTAGCATTTAATAAAATTTTAATTATTTTTGAATGGACACACAAGATAACAGGAAATTCAAATTGCAAAATGTATTTGACACTATTTTATTGCACGCCTGGCTTAATTTAACCTAATTTTTGTTGTAAATCTTTAAAGGACTTTTTGGTTTAGTAAAAGCATCAATTCATCCTTCTTTTTAGGAGAAATTGCAACAGATGCATCATCAGACATGACTGCAAAACCGCCATCTGATTTTATAATTTTTTTGACTTCCTTCAGATTAATCAGATGCGAATTATGAACTCTAAAAAAACCATGTTCAGATAGCATCATTTC
This window contains:
- a CDS encoding PD40 domain-containing protein, giving the protein MLRFVSLMLCVLFQLHNMEAQVNAGLYRFPDVSKDQIVFSYSNDLWLVPKTGGTATKLSSPVGVESFPKFSPDGKEIAFSANYDGNTDVYLVSVNGGIPQRLTYHSMTDRVINWHPDGSKILFASGRESEKERFNQFYTISRNGGNPDKLPLPYGEFGSYSPDGNQLALVFRSEVFRTWKRYRGGDVADIYLFNLENKASENISSKIDAGEELPMWHGSKIYYLSDNGPEKRMNLWEYDLNSKTRSQLSFFKEYDVHFPSIGPEEIVFEAEGKLYLFHLNNKQLKEIKVNIVSDRIALKNSIETVDKLIQNVSIAPDGNRVLVEARGDVFSLPAENGFVKNLTSSCGIAERAPIWSPDGKTIAYWSDQSGEYELWIQSTEGKFEPKKITSYGPGFRYQAYWSPNSKKLAFIDKAMQIKVLDINTGLTTDVDKGMRMSHGPLLGFKVNWSADSRWMAYHRDLDNYHNAVFIFDMQNNKSHQITSGYYECNNPVFDPEGKYLYLLTNQYFQPSYSDLDNTFIYANSTQLAAISLLKTTPSLLYVKNDTVEIKKEDIVADENSKDKKKSKSATKDTASGKKPVISPVEIDFTGIESRLELLPLKAGNYGNLSAVKGKIIYQKYPNTGASANSKASTVFYDIEKREEKTIMDDSEDYLLCANGSKMLIVKNGSFAVIKPEENQKFEKPIRINEMEMTIEPMKEWRQLLIDAWRLERDYFYDGDMHGVNWEQVKQRYLKMLEGVTTREELNFILGEMIGELNASHTYNGGGDEEQAIRKNVGYLGINWQAEGNFYKIKNIIRAADWDAEVRSPLDAVGLQIKEGDYILAVNGNSLNTSQEPAAFMQGLANKAIELTYNTTPDWKNAKKIIVQTIANEARLRHLAWIESNRKWVDANSNGEVGYIYVRSTGLDGQNELVRQFNAQWQKKALIIDERFNNGGQIPDRFVELLNREPLAFWAIRDGKSWPWPPYAHFGPKVMLINGWSGSGGDAFPDYFRKKKLGPLIGARTWGGLIGISGVPGLIDGGGITAPTFRMYNPDGTWFKEGHGVDPDIEVMEDLTALSNGKDAQLIRALQETQSLLKNKAYKMPEVPGKEIR
- a CDS encoding DUF4256 domain-containing protein, with the translated sequence MSKNSKKELNSTQITELLEILKSRFDKNMQRHKNLDWNQVQAKLKAQPGKLWSLQEMEQTGGEPDVIDYDKKLDDFIFCDCSVESPKGRRSLCYDREALISRKEFKPENSAMDLAETMGIELLTVENYRDLQKLGTFDAKTSSWIKTPAAIRNHGGALFGDFRYGTVFIYHNGASSYYAARGFRGLLRV